The proteins below are encoded in one region of Sideroxydans lithotrophicus ES-1:
- the uvrB gene encoding excinuclease ABC subunit UvrB, whose amino-acid sequence MKTITFPDSPYLLHLPFEPSGDQPTAIAQLVEGIEDGLAYQTLLGVTGSGKTFTMANVIARTGRPAILMAPNKTLAAQLYSEMRDFFPENAVEYFVSYYDYYQPEAYVPSRDVYIEKDSSINEQIEQMRLSATKSMLERQDCVIVATVSAIYGIGDPVDYHGMILHLREHEKMAQRDVIQRLVAMQYERNDIDFNRGHFRVRGDVIDIFPAESSENALRVTLFDDEVESLSLFDPLTGHIQTRVPRYTVYPSSHYVTPRETTLHAIETIKVELAERIAFFVKENKLVEAQRIEQRTRHDLEMLAEIGFTKGIENYSRHLSGRGPNEAPPTLMDYLPPNALMIIDESHVTIPQIGGMYKGDRARKENLVNYGFRLPSALDNRPLRFDEFEKIMRQTIFVSATPSTYEAEHTGQVVEQVVRPTGLIDPTIDVRPATNQVDDLMSEVTLRTNVGERVLVTTLTKRMAEDLTEYFSEHGIKVRYLHSDIETVERVEIIRDLRLGMFDVLVGINLLREGLDIPEVSLVAILDADKEGFLRSERSLIQTIGRAARHLHGTAILYADRITDSMRKAIDETDRRRAKQVAYNEAHGITPQSVVKRIKDIIDTEYDMDAERKSLKLAQTEAKYLAMSEKEVSREIAKLEKEMLQAAKNLEFEKAAQLRDQLKKLRESVFLSPL is encoded by the coding sequence ATGAAAACCATCACCTTCCCCGACAGCCCCTACCTGCTGCACCTGCCATTCGAGCCGAGCGGCGACCAGCCCACAGCCATCGCACAGCTGGTGGAAGGCATCGAGGACGGCCTGGCGTACCAGACGCTGCTGGGCGTGACCGGTTCCGGCAAGACCTTCACCATGGCCAACGTGATCGCGCGCACCGGGCGGCCGGCCATCCTGATGGCGCCGAACAAGACACTGGCGGCGCAACTGTATTCCGAGATGCGCGATTTCTTTCCCGAGAACGCGGTCGAATATTTTGTTTCCTATTACGACTATTACCAGCCCGAGGCCTATGTGCCGTCGCGCGATGTGTATATCGAAAAGGATTCCAGCATCAACGAGCAGATCGAGCAGATGCGCCTGTCGGCCACCAAATCGATGCTGGAGCGGCAGGACTGCGTGATCGTCGCCACCGTCTCGGCCATCTACGGTATCGGCGACCCGGTGGATTACCACGGCATGATCCTGCACCTGCGCGAGCACGAGAAGATGGCGCAGCGCGATGTGATCCAGCGCCTGGTGGCGATGCAGTACGAGCGCAACGACATCGATTTCAACCGCGGCCACTTCCGCGTGCGCGGCGACGTGATCGACATCTTCCCGGCGGAAAGCAGCGAGAACGCATTGCGCGTGACGCTGTTCGACGACGAGGTGGAATCGCTGTCGCTGTTCGACCCGCTCACCGGCCACATCCAGACGCGCGTGCCGCGCTACACCGTGTATCCCTCCAGCCATTACGTGACGCCGCGCGAGACGACCCTGCACGCCATCGAGACCATCAAGGTGGAGCTGGCCGAGCGCATCGCCTTCTTCGTGAAGGAGAACAAGCTGGTGGAGGCGCAGCGCATCGAGCAGCGCACGCGCCACGACCTGGAGATGCTGGCCGAGATCGGTTTCACCAAGGGCATCGAGAACTATTCGCGCCACCTTTCCGGGCGCGGTCCGAACGAAGCGCCGCCAACGCTGATGGATTACCTGCCGCCGAACGCGCTGATGATCATCGACGAGAGCCACGTCACGATCCCGCAGATCGGCGGCATGTACAAGGGCGACCGCGCGAGAAAAGAAAATCTGGTCAATTACGGCTTCCGCCTGCCGTCCGCACTGGACAACCGTCCGCTGCGCTTCGACGAGTTCGAGAAGATCATGCGCCAAACCATCTTCGTCTCGGCCACGCCTTCCACCTACGAAGCCGAACATACCGGGCAGGTGGTGGAGCAGGTGGTGCGCCCGACCGGACTGATCGACCCGACCATCGACGTGCGTCCGGCCACCAACCAGGTGGACGACCTGATGTCGGAAGTGACCTTGCGTACCAACGTGGGCGAACGCGTGCTGGTCACCACGCTGACCAAGCGCATGGCCGAAGACCTCACCGAATATTTCTCCGAGCACGGCATCAAGGTGCGCTACCTGCACTCGGACATCGAGACGGTGGAGCGTGTGGAGATCATCCGCGACCTGCGCCTCGGCATGTTCGACGTGCTGGTGGGCATCAACCTGTTGCGCGAGGGGCTGGATATTCCCGAGGTGTCGCTTGTCGCGATCCTGGATGCGGACAAGGAGGGCTTCCTGCGTTCAGAGCGCTCGCTGATCCAGACCATAGGCCGCGCCGCGCGCCACCTGCACGGCACGGCCATCCTGTATGCCGACCGCATCACCGACTCGATGCGCAAGGCCATCGACGAGACCGACCGCCGCCGCGCCAAGCAGGTGGCCTACAACGAAGCGCACGGCATCACGCCGCAATCCGTGGTCAAACGCATCAAGGACATCATCGACACCGAGTACGACATGGATGCCGAGCGCAAATCGCTGAAGCTGGCACAGACCGAGGCCAAGTATCTGGCGATGAGCGAGAAGGAAGTATCGAGGGAGATCGCCAAGCTGGAGAAGGAGATGCTGCAGGCTGCCAAGAACCTGGAGTTCGAGAAGGCCGCGCAACTGCGCGACCAGTTGAAGAAATTGCGCGAGAGCGTGTTCCTCTCCCCTCTGTAA
- a CDS encoding type II toxin-antitoxin system RelE/ParE family toxin — protein MITVLRYVDESGHEVVTEWLSSLNDRQARVRIEARFFRLATGNFGDCKPLRESVWELRIDWGAGYRVYYAKIGEAIVLLLCGGDKRKQDADIDRAIQYLADFKRRTK, from the coding sequence ATGATCACGGTACTGCGCTACGTCGACGAATCCGGCCATGAAGTCGTGACCGAGTGGCTATCATCGCTCAACGACAGACAGGCGCGGGTGCGCATCGAAGCGCGTTTCTTCCGCCTCGCCACCGGCAACTTCGGCGACTGCAAGCCGCTACGCGAAAGCGTATGGGAACTGCGCATAGACTGGGGCGCAGGCTATCGCGTGTATTACGCCAAGATCGGCGAGGCCATCGTCCTGCTGTTGTGCGGTGGCGACAAACGCAAGCAGGATGCAGATATAGACCGGGCGATCCAGTACCTGGCCGATTTCAAACGGAGGACGAAATGA
- a CDS encoding addiction module antidote protein, whose amino-acid sequence MNKLNKASISNHDAMLRELRADPEYAAEFVKVALEEMEDPDTCAAALLALRTVAEAYGMAKVAEEAGIQRESLYRSLSPSGNPTLRTLMAVMKAVGLRISAVPDKAHA is encoded by the coding sequence ATGAATAAACTCAATAAAGCCAGCATCAGCAACCACGATGCGATGTTGCGCGAACTGCGCGCCGATCCGGAATACGCCGCCGAATTCGTGAAGGTCGCGCTGGAAGAAATGGAAGACCCGGATACCTGCGCCGCCGCCCTGCTGGCGCTGCGCACCGTCGCGGAAGCCTACGGCATGGCGAAAGTGGCGGAAGAAGCCGGTATCCAGCGCGAGAGCCTGTACCGTTCCCTCTCGCCCAGCGGCAACCCGACGCTGAGAACATTGATGGCCGTCATGAAAGCGGTTGGACTGCGCATTTCGGCGGTGCCGGATAAGGCGCATGCTTGA